One segment of Triticum aestivum cultivar Chinese Spring chromosome 2A, IWGSC CS RefSeq v2.1, whole genome shotgun sequence DNA contains the following:
- the LOC123188440 gene encoding pentatricopeptide repeat-containing protein At1g05670, mitochondrial: MLLRRTAAAAAQRSSWLPPWRTILPHVGPARPYSATTSTSSPHRQRLRTPQVTDSSLTTTAAPRPFPDYSPPRPDSPADDALARRLAAALLASPSPGSLPHLPFIPLRPLHLLLALPLLASHPNLTSLLVPLLLLFPSRPHPHPQLIQCFAIAAHLAVREPGTARAILVRALRFPSPHRHFVEQFIFTYKAFSSDPASFDLLLLCLPSAQLLRRLRQYGLSPSPESCNAVLSRLPLDEAVALFRELPDKNVCSHNILLKALLSAGRLKDARQHFDEMSSPPDVVTYGTMVHGYCDCGELENAVKLLDEMAAKGLESNATVYTSVIALLCNKGQVSDALRVVEDMTMHGVVLDAVVFTTVMSGFCSKGDLAAARRLFEEMQKRGLAADGVTYTALINGLCRAGELKEADRVLQEMVDKGLDVDVVTYTALIDGYCKRGNMVEAFRVHNEMVRRRVAPNVVTYTALSDGLCKQGDVRAANELLHEMCNKGLELNVYTYNSLINGLCKFGNLEQAMRIMTEMEAAGLRPDVYTYTTLIDTLCKSGEFDRAHSMLQEMLDKGIKPSIATYNVLMNGFCMSGRVEGGRKLLEWMLEKNVRPNVVTYNSLMKQYCIDKNMKSTTEIYKGMHSQEVAPNENTYNILIKGHSKARNMKEALYFHHEMIEKGFRLTTSSYSALIRLLNKKKKFSEARGLFDEMRKEGLIAEPDVYSFYIDISFNEDNLESTITLCDELVEASHVKSKAGTN, from the coding sequence ATGCTcctccgccgcaccgccgccgcagcagcGCAGCGCTCCTCCTGGTTACCCCCCTGGCGAACCATCCTCCCGCACGTCGGCCCCGCCCGCCCTTATAGCgctaccacctccacctcctccccacACCGGCAGCGGCTGCGCACACCGCAGGTTACGGACAGTTCGCTTACTACCACCGCTGCGCCCCGACCGTTCCCGGACTACTCTCCGCCCCGCCCCGACTCGCCGGCCGACGATGCCCTCGCGCGCCGTCTCGCCGCCGCGCTCCTCGCTTCGCCCAGCCCAGGCTCCCTCCCTCATCTCCCCTTCATTCCCCTCCGCCCGCTGCACCTGCTCCTCGCACTCCCCCTGCTCGCCTCCCACCCCAACCTCACCAGCCTCCTGGTCCCGCTCCTCCTGCTCTTCCCCTCCCGACCTCACCCCCATCCCCAACTCATCCAATGCTTCGCCATTGCCGCCCATCTCGCCGTGCGCGAACCCGGAACTGCGCGTGCTATCCTTGTACGAGCTCTTCGTTTCCCATCTCCTCatcggcatttcgtcgagcagttcATCTTCACATACAAGGCCTTCTCGTCGGACCCCGCCTCCTtcgacctcctcctcctgtgcctccCCTCCGCCCAGCTGCTCCGCCGGCTCCGCCAGTACGGCCTATCCCCATCCCCAGAATCCTGTAATGCTGTGCTCTCCCGCCTTCCCCTTGATGAAGCAGTTGCCTTGTTCCGAGAACTCCCCGACAAGAACGTCTGCTCCCACAATATACTCCTCAAGGCGCTCCTTAGTGCAGGCCGGCTCAAGGATGCACGCCAACATTTTGATGAAATGTCGTCACCGCCAGATGTTGTGACGTACGGCACTATGGTCCATGGCTACTGCGATTGTGGTGAGCTGGAGAATGCGGTGAAGCTGTTGGATGAAATGGCAGCAAAGGGGCTGGAGTCAAATGCGACAGTGTATACAAGTGTGATTGCATTGCTGTGCAATAAAGGGCAGGTTTCAGATGCTTTGAGGGTGGTAGAGGACATGACGATGCATGGGGTGGTGTTGGATGCAGTGGTGTTTACAACTGTAATGAGTGGATTTTGTAGCAAGGGTGATTTGGCAGCTGCAAGAAGGTTGTTCGAAGAGATGCAGAAGAGAGGGTTGGCCGCTGATGGGGTGACATATACCGCGCTTATCAATGGTCTTTGTCGGGCTGGGGAGTTGAAAGAGGCAGACAGAGTACTTCAGGAGATGGTGGACAAGGGATTGGATGTTGATGTGGTCACATATACAGCACTCATTGATGGGTACTGCAAAAGAGGGAACATGGTGGAAGCCTTCCGAGTTCACAATGAAATGGTACGGAGAAGAGTGGCACCAAATGTGGTGACATACACGGCTCTGTCTGATGGACTGTGCAAGCAGGGGGATGTGCGTGCTGCTAATGAGCTATTGCATGAGATGTGCAACAAGGGGTTAGAGCTGAATGTTTACACATACAACTCCCTGATCAATGGCCTGTGCAAGTTTGGCAATCTGGAGCAGGCCATGAGGATCATGACAGAGATGGAAGCAGCCGGACTTAGACCAGATGTTTATACATATACAACTCTTATAGATACACTCTGCAAGTCAGGAGAGTTTGACAGGGCTCACAGCATGTTACAGGAAATGTTAGATAAAGGAATTAAGCCTAGTATTGCGACTTACAATGTTCTAATGAATGGTTTTTGCATGTCAGGTAGGGTAGAAGGAGGAAGAAAGCTGCTCGAGTGGATGCTGGAGAAGAACGTCCGCCCAAATGTTGTAACGTATAATTCTCTTATGAAGCAGTACTGCATTGACAAGAACATGAAATCTACCACTGAGATTTACAAGGGGATGCATTCTCAGGAGGTGGCTCCAAATGAGAACACATACAATATATTGATCAAGGGGCACAGTAAGGCAAGAAATATGAAAGAGGCACTGTATTTCCATCATGAAATGATAGAGAAGGGATTTAGACTCACAACAAGCTCTTATAGTGCTCTTATAAGATTGCTGAATAAAAAGAAGAAATTTTCTGAGGCAAGAGGGTTATTTGACGAGATGCGAAAGGAGGGTTTGATAGCTGAACCAGATGTTTACAGTTTTTATATTGACATCAGTTTTAATGAGGATAATTTGGAGTCGACCATTACACTTTGTGATGAACTGGTGGAAGCCAGTCATGTAAAATCTAAAGCTGGCACAAACTAA